GTCAAGGATTCAAGTGAACCCCGTTAGAGAGACGAACTCTCTAAGGGGGTGAAATACTGGCCCCTTGACCCCTTGACCCCTTGACCCCTTGACCCCTTGACCCCTTGGCCCCTTGACCCCTTGGCCCCTTGAATCCTTGACCCCTTGAACCCGTCTGTTTTCACGTACTCTTCACCGGGACTTATTGCAAGAGATCCAGATAGGTTGAAGCGTCCTCCGTCAACTTACTGTTGGGAGCAAGCTGTGTGACTGCTTGAAAATGAATCGATGCTTCATTCGCGTCTCCATTCTTGAAATAGGAAAGGGCCAGCCAATAGTGAAAATAGGCCAGGCTCAGGTCATTGACCGGGTCATTTTCCACCTTGGGATGCTTCTGAATCGCATTGCTTAAAATCTGAACCGCTTTTTCAATCTGGTTGTTCTGATAGTAGAGCCTCCCAAGGTCAAGGTAGGCTCGCATCAGGTTAGGGTCCTGATGCACGGCTTCCAGGAGAGACGACTCGGCCTCCTTGATATTCCCGGTCTTTTCGTAACACAACCCGATGTTATGGAGGGCCTTGGCCGGTGTTTCATAAAAAGGATTCTCCAGGGCCTTTCGGTATTGTTCAATCGCCTCAGCATACTTTTCCTGACGGGCATAGAGGCTGCCGAGATTGACATAGGATTTGGAGTAATCCTTTTGCAGGGAGATGGCCTTCTTGTATTCCTTTTCGGCCTCATCGAATCGTTCCATATAATAAAAGACGATTCCCTTGGCATCGTGTATCCTCGGATCATCAGCCTGTAAAGATTCGGCCTTGCGGAACTCAATCAGGGCATTCTGGTAGTCCCCTTCATCCAAGTGCTGTACACCGAGCTGATAATAGGCATTCGCCGATTTCTTCTGCGACTCTTTCTTCTGGTTGAGCCCGGCACAGGACGGCATGAGCATAAGGACTGAAAAGAGCAGGATCCTAAAAAGCGTTTTCTTCCTATCCATTCAGATATCCTCAAAATGGGTCAGATCCTTGAACATCCTGAAACGCCGCTCGATCTCTTTATACTTCAGACTCCGCAGCCGGTTGATACTGAAATCCTCCACATTAAATGAAGCCATGACGCTGCCGAATATCATGGCCCGGCGGAGCGTCTCTTCATTGACGTTCTGTACATTGGACAGATACCCCATGAACCCTCCGGCAAAAGAGTCTCCTGCGCCGGTCGGATCGAAGACCGTCTCCAACGGATAGGCCGGCGCCGAAAAGATGCTTGCGCCGTTGAACATCAGGGCGCCGTATTCCCCCCGCTTGATGATGAGTATCTTAGGCCCATATGAGAGAATTTTTCGGGCGGCTTTGACCAGATTGGCCTCTTCAGTCAACTGCCTGGCTTCTCCGTCGTTGATGGTCAGGATGTTCACTTTTTTCAGGACTTCCATCAGGGCTTCCCGTTTGCGTCCTATCCAGAAGTTCATGGTGTCCATACCCACAAAGTCCGGACTCTTCACCTGTTGCAGCACGGACCATTGAAGTTCGGGATCGATATTGGCCAGAAACACGTATTCGGCATCCCGGTATGAATCCGGGATCTCAGGGGTGAAGTTTTCAAAGACATTGAGGTGGGTCTCCAGGGTATGGGCCTCGTTGAGTTCAAAGGAATACTCCCCCTTCCATCGAAAGGTTTTCCCATCAACCCTTTGCAGACCCTGCGTATCCACATTTCTGGTGTTGAGGAATGCGATCTCGTGTTCGGGAAAATCCTTTCCGACCACGGCCACCAGATTGATGTCATTGAAGAAACCCGCGGACAAAGAAAAATAGACGGCCGATCCGCCTATCGCCTCTTCCACTTTCCCGAACGGGGTTTTGACCGAATCAAAGGCAATGGATCCTACGACAAGAAGACTCATCCTTTACGCATCCTATAAGAGAAACTCAAGCCGTCTCCGTGTCTCTTCGGGGAAACGGGACGGATCCGTGAGGATGGCCCCCTTCACGGCATCCCTGCACCTGCAACTCGTCTGCAGAATCTCCCCGGAAAGAGAGAGCCGGATCATCTCCTTGGCCTTGGCCACGTTGTTCCGCAGGATCGAAAGCACGGCATCCGCGCTCACGCCCTCCTCTTCCGTGTGCCAGCAGTCATAATCCGTTGAAAGGGCCAGGGTCGCATAACAGATCCCAGCCTCCCGGGCGAGCTTGGCCTCGGTCACATTGGTCATTCCGATCACATCCACGCCCCAGCTCCGGAAAATTTTGGATTCAGCCCGTGTGGAGAACTGAGGGCCTTCAATACAGAGGTAGGTCCCCCCTTCATGGATCTTAGCGCCGGCCCGCTTCCCCGCCCGAATGAGAATGCCGCAGAGATCCCTGCATACCGGATCGGCCATGGCCACGTGCCCCGCAATCCCATCGCCGAAGAACGTGCTGACGCGCTTCTTTGTATGATCGAAGAACTGGTCCGGGATCACGATGTCACCCGGTGCGATCTCTTCCTTCATGCTCCCCACCGCGCTCACTGAGATGATCCTCCGGACCCCGAGTTTTTTCATGGCATAGATATTGGCCCTAAAATTGATGTCGGAGGGGAGGATGCGATGCCCCCTGCCATGCCGCGGCAGGAATGCGACCCCGATGCCGTTCAGTTTTCCCACGTGGAACAGATCCGATGGATCCCCGAAGGGAGTGCTGACGGCAGCCTCCCGGAGCCCTTCGATCCCCTGGATTTCGTAAAGCCCGCTCCCGCCGATCACGCCGATCTCAATGGCTTCCGGCATATCTCCTCCAAAAAAACGGCGTTATCCTATCATCCGAATCTCGTCCAGTCAAGACATTTAGTCTCATGAGATGGTGTTGATTTGTTCATTTTGGCAGATCCCCAGTGAACCAGTTCAGTTACCGTGGTTTCCGGAGGCGCCAGGAAACGGATAGGAGTGCCCCAGGTGACGGAGCAACTGCTCACATATGACAAACTCGTTAACCCGGGACGCACATGAAAAACAGCAGGGCCAGAGAGAGGACGATCATCAGGATCACGGTCAGCCATGCCGCCATATTATAGACCCTGGAATTGACGAACTCCCCCATGAGACGCTTGTTGTTCACGAGGCGAAGCATCAGGATCAGGACAAACGGCAGGAGCAGGCCATTGGCCACCTGGGAGAAAAACATGATCTTCACCAGGGAGATATTGGGGATCAGGATGAAGACGGCCCCCAGGATGATAATGCCGGTGTAGAGGGAATAGAACTGCGGCGCCTCCCGGAAATGCTTGTTGACCCCCAGTTCCCACCCCATGCCTTCGCAGACCGAATAGGCCGTGGAAAGGGGGAGGATGGAAGCGGCAAACAGGGAGGCGTTGAAAAGCCCGAACGCAAAGAGCATATAACAATAATCGCCTGCCAGGGGCTTTAAGGCCAGGGCCGCGTCCTTGGCCGTCTCCACCATAATGCCGTGTTTGAAGAGGGTGCCGGCACAAACCACGATGATAAAAAAAGCCACGATGTTGACGATAAAGGCGCCGATGATGACATCGAGACGGTGATAGGCGTACTCCTTGAGCTTGATCCCCTTCTCCACAACCGATGCCTGCTGATAAAACTGCATCCAGGGCGCGATCGTGGTCCCGATCAGGCCGATCAGCATGACCAGGTAGACCTTGTTCATGTGCAATTGCGGCCGGACCGTCTGCCTGGCGACCTCGGACCAGTCCGGCCTGGTGACAAAACCTGAAATAATGTAGGAGAGATAAAAGATGCACGCCACCAGGAAGACCTTTTCCACGGATTTATAATTCCCCTTGACCACCAGCCACCAGACGAACAGGGCACAGAGGATGATGAGCACGGACCTTCTGATCCCGAAGAGGTCCGCGCTGGCTGCGATGCCCGCGAATTCCGCCATGACGTTGCCGATGTTGGCCACGATCAGGACGACCATGGCATAAAAAGTGACCTTGACCCCCATTTCCTCCCGGATCAGGTCCGCAAGCCCCTTGCCTGTGACCACGGCCATGCGGCTCGCCATCTCCTGTACCACGATCAGGACAAAGATGATCGGGATGAAAGACCAGAGCAGGGAGTAGCCGAAATGCGCGCCGGCCACGGTATAGGTGGCGATGCCGCCGGCATCATTGTCCACGTTGGCCGTGATGATGCCGGGCCCCATGACTGAGATGAATATCCGGATCTTTTTCAGTATGGATTTGGTCCTGGTGTTCAGCATATTTTAAAGCTGTATCTTCCTCTTGGCCCTTCGCCATGCAATCGCAACCAGCCGGCTGAAGATGTCATCCATGGTGATAATGCCGATCAGAATATTGGACGCATCCACCACAGGCACGGCGTTGACCTTGTATTTGTCCATCAGAAGCGCAATCCGCTTCACATCATCCTCGACATGAATCTTGACGGTCTTTTTCAAAGCGGCCTTCATCACTTCGTCGGGAGGGTCGGCGGTGATCAGGCGGCGAAGTACGGTGGAGCCTGCAAGATGGTTCTCTTTATCCACAATAAAAATATTATGGATGGTTTCGGCCTTCAGCGTTTTTTCCTTGACGATCTTGAGCGCCTGTTCAATGGTCGCCGTATCCGGTACGGCGATATATTCGGTGGTCATCAGGCCTCCGGCAGACTCCTCGGAGTAGCCGAGAAGCTTTGAGAGCATCTTGGCGTTCTTGGATTCCATCAGGCCGAGTATCTTGTTCACCGTCCCCTCCGGCAGATCGCCCAGAAAATCCGCCGCTTCATCCTTGGGTATGTTATTCAATATCTCGACCGCCTCCTTTTCGGACAGATCCTCCAGAAGAGACTTCTGCTCTTTGAAATCCAGGGCGGCGAAGAGCCGGCTCTTGGTATGGAGATCCAGGACCTTGAACAAGGCGAGCCTGTCCTGCGGGGCGAGATCCAGCATGATTTCGCTCAAGTCCGCGGCCGGAATTTCCCTGAGCATCTTCTGGGAAACGTCAACCTTGATCGTCTTGCTCACGGGGTTGATGGAGAGGGGCTGGATATGTTTCCAGGTGATGAAACTCGGCTTATTCAGGTATTCCGAATTTTTATTGAAGATCCTGACCAGCGGGTCGAGGAATTTTTCCAAACCCAGCCTCCGGACAATCCCTCTCAAACCGATGTCCACGTGCGCCACAACCAGATCCTGTTTGGCCTGAAGAAACTGGATATCGTTGACACGGATGACATTCTGGTTGTTGGTATCGACCACCTGCTGGTCCAGAATGTCCTGACGGATGGAAAGATCGCTGTGGTTGTTGATGGATGAAGAAAATTTCAGATCAGAAGCCGGGAGGTTCAGCCGGATGACGTGTTGGGTTATCTCAGAGATCCCGCTCCAGTCCACCGAAGCCCAGGATTTATGGAATCCCCCGGCCTCGACAATCAGGGTCTTGGACCTTGCGTACTTCCCCAGCGGCTCGATGATGATATCATGCAGAACCCCCTGAGGTTGATTGTCCTTATCAAAGACTCTCGCGCCCTGAAGCTCCGAGAAATAAACAAACATGAAATTGGGCTTCTGATTTTCAAGGGCCATGGATCACTCTTATTCATTTCCTGAGAAGGTTTTACTCATAGAACGACTTCAATCTCTTTGGTGACAAGACCTGGTTTTGTCTTTATCACATTCACTTTTTCAAGACCATCCTTTTTTAACTTATCAGCGGCAGGATCTCATGTCAAGATATCAACCAGATATTCGGCCGAGACCGTACCGAAACCGGGAATCTCAAGATTGAACATCCTCCTCCCCCTTCCAGTGATTGGAATCCTCCCTCAGGGCCCGGTCGCACTGCACACCCGCATTCTCTTCCAGCAGCCGCTTGAAACGGGGCCGGTAGATCAGCTCAAACTCCTCGTTCTTGTCCGGAAACAAAATGAGAACATTCCTTCGGGTTTCTTCGATAAACTCCAAGGCCTCCCGTTCGGAAAGGGGGTCTTCCGTAAGAATCCGTGCCGCTTTGTCAACCATCTTTCTCAGCCGGCGCATCTTCTCTTCTTCATCCCGATATCCTCGACCGTATGCAGCAGATTCCTCACTCATGACATTCCCTTCTTTTTTTGCAGCCGCCGGAGCCTGTATTCGATCTCCCCGATCTCTTCGGGGCTGAGCGAAAATACACTGAAGGCCCTGGAGGCGTACTCCGCCGCCCGGTCGTAATCCTTCCCGTTGTGTTCATAATGCTTGGCGAGTTCGATCAGGGGAAAGGTCTCCCGGACCGGGTCGATTGCGACCATATCCCGCCAGGCCTTGACCGCAAGAGCGTCCCTTCCGCTTCTCTTGTAGGTCAGTGAGAGGAATTTCAGGATTTCCCATTCTCTTTCCGAATAGGCGCAGGACTCCAGGGCGGAGACAAAGCATGCCGCGGCCTCATCGAACCTTCCCCCCTCCAGATGGATCCTCCCCAAGGAATACTGTTCCATCCCGTCCATGCGGCACGACGTGGTATGATCGCTGATCCTCCGTTGAATTAGAATCGTCAGGGCGACCAGGGTCAGGATGTCCAATCGGTTATGGTAAAAGACCCGTTTTAGCCGGGTGGGATCCTTGCCCTGAAGATACTGGAAATAGATTCCGGGGATCATCTCTCCTGCGACGTCATCCACGCGTTCAAGGCCTAAAAGCTCACGCTCCAGATTGGAAAGCCGGCAGCTATCGAGGCTCCTTTTCCATATTCTCCTGGCCGGATAGAGGAGATCGAGGTGCGGCAGGGCCAGGACGTCGGGTTGGAGCCTCGAAAGGATGAAGCGGGCCTCAAGAAGAGGGAGGTCAAAAGACTTTCCGTTAAAACTGACCAGGTACCGGAACCTCCTGAGCCGCTCCCGGAGCAGCGTGAGCATCTCCCTCTCCTCGGACTGGTCCCGCATCAGAAACTGTTCCACCACAAACTCTCCCTGGTCAAAGAAACCGATTCCGACCAGAAAGGCATAGGTCCCGGTCCCCCCGGAAAGGCCCGTGGTTTCGGTATCCATGAAGACCGTCTCATCCGGATGCATGCCATAGAGATCCGGGTGGGTTAAGAGCTCCCCGAATATATCAAGCGATACATGATAGATATCTTCCAATTGTATGTTTCCATGCAGATATCCTGCTTCATGTCCATGGCGCGCCACGAAGATTTCCGAAGATTCCACGGCATGGAGATCCCCGGGGACGATCTCCTCGATTGCAGGGCCCTGGTAAGGGCCCTCTCTCCTCCTCCGCTCCAGGACGGGCTTCTGCATAACCCGGCCGATCCGTGAACGAAGCTCGGAGATGAGATCTTCCTTTGGATCCCGCCTGACCGATGGGGCCGCTGATTTGAGCCGGTCCAATCTTTGTCTGATTTCGCTCATGTCCGGATCAACCTCAGGATTGAGAGTGCTGTTTCTTTGGCCATGGCCCCCACTTCATTCACCGGCCCCACACAGGAGGGACACCCTTCCCTGCAAGAACAGTTCATGATCAGGGACTCGGTCTCCTTTAAAAGCGTATCATGGAGATCATAGAGCTTGGACGCAAACCCGACCCCACCGGGAAAGGCATCATACAGGAAGAGGGTGGGGTCAAAGGCGCCGGGGTCCTCCATGCCGGCCGATTCATCCACGGGCACAATCCCTTTACCTCCCTGGACCGACCATTTCCCATGCCGGTCACCCACGGCCCGGTCCAGGTCCCGGACATCACACATCAGGTGGAGCACGGCGATGTGATGCAGGGCATGGGCGATCCCGAGGATCCCGTCCATGAGGGTCCCGCGTTCGTAAGGGAGCCCAAGGAGAGCGTCCGAAGGGATTGTGCACCAGTAGGCCGTGGTGTGCAGGTCCAGGTCCGGGAGGTTCACCTCCCCGTACCCCAGATTTTCCGAGGTGAAGAAACGGATCTTCTTGTATCCGACCACCTTGCGCGCCACATGGACCTCGCCGTGGGCCCTGCTGCAATGGCGGCCGTCCTCTGATTCGAAGACCTCAAGCGCCTGCACCCTCGTGTAGGTCATGGCATCGGTGTAGTAGTCCACGTCGGCCTTCTTCACGAAGGCCTGCCGGTTTGCGAAGTCGAGTTTTTCCACGATGTACGGCCTGGACTCCAGGAGATAAATGGCCCCTTCATGGAGGGTGACCGGGGCG
Above is a genomic segment from Nitrospirae bacterium CG2_30_53_67 containing:
- a CDS encoding sugar kinase, yielding MSLLVVGSIAFDSVKTPFGKVEEAIGGSAVYFSLSAGFFNDINLVAVVGKDFPEHEIAFLNTRNVDTQGLQRVDGKTFRWKGEYSFELNEAHTLETHLNVFENFTPEIPDSYRDAEYVFLANIDPELQWSVLQQVKSPDFVGMDTMNFWIGRKREALMEVLKKVNILTINDGEARQLTEEANLVKAARKILSYGPKILIIKRGEYGALMFNGASIFSAPAYPLETVFDPTGAGDSFAGGFMGYLSNVQNVNEETLRRAMIFGSVMASFNVEDFSINRLRSLKYKEIERRFRMFKDLTHFEDI
- a CDS encoding methylthioadenosine phosphorylase is translated as MPEAIEIGVIGGSGLYEIQGIEGLREAAVSTPFGDPSDLFHVGKLNGIGVAFLPRHGRGHRILPSDINFRANIYAMKKLGVRRIISVSAVGSMKEEIAPGDIVIPDQFFDHTKKRVSTFFGDGIAGHVAMADPVCRDLCGILIRAGKRAGAKIHEGGTYLCIEGPQFSTRAESKIFRSWGVDVIGMTNVTEAKLAREAGICYATLALSTDYDCWHTEEEGVSADAVLSILRNNVAKAKEMIRLSLSGEILQTSCRCRDAVKGAILTDPSRFPEETRRRLEFLL
- a CDS encoding Mn transporter → MLNTRTKSILKKIRIFISVMGPGIITANVDNDAGGIATYTVAGAHFGYSLLWSFIPIIFVLIVVQEMASRMAVVTGKGLADLIREEMGVKVTFYAMVVLIVANIGNVMAEFAGIAASADLFGIRRSVLIILCALFVWWLVVKGNYKSVEKVFLVACIFYLSYIISGFVTRPDWSEVARQTVRPQLHMNKVYLVMLIGLIGTTIAPWMQFYQQASVVEKGIKLKEYAYHRLDVIIGAFIVNIVAFFIIVVCAGTLFKHGIMVETAKDAALALKPLAGDYCYMLFAFGLFNASLFAASILPLSTAYSVCEGMGWELGVNKHFREAPQFYSLYTGIIILGAVFILIPNISLVKIMFFSQVANGLLLPFVLILMLRLVNNKRLMGEFVNSRVYNMAAWLTVILMIVLSLALLFFMCVPG